The Dethiosulfovibrio peptidovorans DSM 11002 genome has a window encoding:
- a CDS encoding BMC domain-containing protein, translating into MGLVFRAIGAIELISVAKGFLVADGMVKSADVKLLAARTLCPGKFIVIVAGQVGAVSSSLEMGLSIGGEAVSDFTSIPNVHPAVFPALMCSTELDTMKDLGVVETMSATSAIEAADAAAKASKVSLIEIRIGQGMGAKAFLSFSGEISDVRSALKSARSVVEDRGLLVDAVVISAPDRQLKDAIR; encoded by the coding sequence ATGGGGTTGGTTTTCCGTGCCATTGGGGCCATCGAATTGATAAGCGTGGCGAAGGGGTTTTTGGTGGCTGACGGTATGGTCAAATCGGCGGACGTTAAGCTTCTGGCCGCCAGAACATTATGTCCTGGAAAGTTTATCGTCATAGTCGCCGGGCAGGTCGGGGCGGTCTCGAGTTCATTGGAGATGGGGCTGTCGATCGGAGGCGAGGCAGTTTCCGATTTCACGTCCATACCGAACGTCCATCCTGCCGTATTTCCAGCTCTTATGTGTTCTACCGAGTTGGATACGATGAAAGATCTAGGCGTGGTGGAGACCATGTCCGCCACTTCGGCGATAGAGGCCGCCGATGCCGCAGCCAAGGCGTCCAAGGTCAGCTTGATAGAGATAAGGATCGGTCAGGGAATGGGAGCCAAGGCTTTTCTGTCCTTTTCAGGGGAGATCTCCGACGTCCGTTCCGCCTTGAAATCAGCCAGATCCGTTGTGGAGGACAGAGGACTCTTGGTAGATGCGGTCGTCATAAGCGCCCCTGACAGGCAGTTGAAAGACGCTATAAGGTAA
- the otsB gene encoding trehalose-phosphatase, whose product MNITRNCLVMTDYDGTLAPFVSDRDRAEPWPGVVETLETLACPVVVITGRDPEEVKKLLSIQRPIDIYGEHGSVHLSSNGERRTLISPDSETLDKLERLTKGLPAKAVEKKTTAIAIHLRNIDEKSRDKAMEVVSLWRKALPIDRWIIDRFDGGFEAKQRGKDKGNAVSSILNKFPHRPACYLGDDKTDEDAFRSLSGRGLPILVSDKEKDTEAAIRLHPPEEVLAFFKTLEKKLKGYRR is encoded by the coding sequence ATGAATATAACCCGAAATTGCCTGGTGATGACCGATTACGACGGCACTCTAGCCCCTTTCGTATCCGACAGAGACAGGGCAGAGCCCTGGCCGGGAGTGGTGGAGACTCTGGAGACCCTTGCCTGTCCGGTAGTCGTAATCACCGGAAGGGACCCCGAAGAGGTGAAGAAACTCCTCTCCATACAACGTCCTATAGATATATACGGAGAGCACGGATCCGTCCATCTTTCCTCAAACGGAGAGAGACGAACGTTGATATCCCCGGACTCGGAAACCCTGGACAAACTGGAGAGGCTGACTAAGGGACTACCAGCGAAAGCCGTGGAGAAAAAGACCACGGCCATCGCCATTCACCTGCGAAATATCGACGAAAAATCGCGGGATAAAGCCATGGAAGTGGTCTCCCTGTGGAGAAAGGCTCTCCCCATCGATCGCTGGATCATAGACCGTTTCGACGGAGGATTCGAAGCCAAGCAGAGAGGTAAGGATAAGGGAAACGCCGTGTCATCGATACTAAACAAATTTCCCCACAGACCGGCGTGCTACTTGGGAGACGATAAAACCGACGAGGACGCTTTTCGCTCCCTGTCGGGGAGAGGACTTCCCATACTGGTCTCCGACAAAGAGAAAGACACAGAAGCGGCTATCCGCCTCCATCCGCCGGAGGAAGTCCTGGCCTTTTTCAAGACTCTGGAGAAAAAGCTCAAAGGTTACAGGAGGTGA
- a CDS encoding GHMP kinase, which translates to MRALVSCPGTCGELYQGWPGGICSLISCPIDRTTYLEVEVNPGTGEISVPEGMDKTGDVLRLASNLWRCRHLDVSVRSFKRLPVSRGYASSTADMISALYGLAVCIDRIVSPEEVTEMAVAIEPSDGIAWSELVLLDHRSFLNYTVISEVPPLKVVLFDPEEEVDTVEFNRRVHPLEGVDYDGILHDLIGALIKEDWIALGRSVTASARANQDVLFKPCLEELIDVALSDGALGVTVAHSGSICGVLYPPDANPRWADLHWPDGVGPPRLTKMVPGGVHVLGVAR; encoded by the coding sequence ATGAGGGCTCTGGTCTCCTGTCCCGGAACCTGCGGAGAACTCTATCAGGGATGGCCCGGAGGAATCTGCAGTTTGATATCGTGTCCCATAGACAGAACCACCTATCTGGAGGTGGAGGTTAACCCCGGAACGGGCGAGATATCAGTCCCGGAGGGAATGGATAAGACCGGGGATGTCCTTAGGCTGGCCTCAAACCTTTGGCGATGTCGACATCTGGATGTGTCTGTACGTAGTTTTAAAAGACTGCCGGTATCCAGAGGATATGCCAGTAGCACCGCCGACATGATATCGGCACTGTACGGCCTTGCTGTCTGCATCGATAGGATCGTATCTCCCGAGGAAGTCACTGAGATGGCCGTGGCGATTGAACCCTCCGATGGAATCGCCTGGTCTGAACTGGTGTTGTTGGATCATCGTTCATTCTTGAATTATACGGTTATCTCGGAGGTGCCTCCTTTAAAGGTGGTTCTCTTCGATCCGGAGGAAGAGGTCGATACGGTGGAGTTCAACCGACGGGTCCATCCCTTAGAGGGCGTCGACTACGACGGGATACTTCACGATCTGATAGGTGCATTGATAAAAGAGGACTGGATCGCTTTGGGTAGGTCCGTTACCGCCAGTGCCAGAGCGAATCAGGATGTTTTGTTCAAGCCCTGCCTGGAGGAGCTTATAGACGTGGCTTTGTCCGACGGAGCTTTAGGTGTGACCGTCGCCCACAGCGGGTCCATCTGTGGTGTGTTGTATCCTCCGGATGCGAATCCCCGTTGGGCTGATTTGCACTGGCCCGACGGGGTTGGACCTCCTCGGCTTACCAAAATGGTCCCCGGAGGAGTTCATGTGTTGGGGGTAGCTAGATGA
- a CDS encoding 4Fe-4S dicluster domain-containing protein produces the protein MTAPNLLDKILAAGVVGAGGAGFPTHVKLSADGVHTYLINGAECEPLLRNNMALFDEKTPFLVETAHKIGSILGAERVTFCVKRKHVFQIDKLRLAGADVFEMDDYYPAGDEIIMIQEATGLTVPEGGLPLQVGVVVNNVETLYNLGRAVEDSPVTRTWVTVGGAVANPGVWSVPIGTIASELVALAGGETISNPVYVDGGPMTGTYRKSAKFPLGKRSNGILVVPSDSALVRYETMPVETMVRQARYACCQCTQCTMVCSRNLIGYELEPHKVMRAMAYPEQRTPEILKMAMLCSDCNLCSGLHGCPMQLSPRRINQLLKASFREKKVNFSFDKALDGPDENRPYRLLPSKRLVRRIGLARWDVDCPFMGEYAPLRVDIAMGQHIGAPCIPIVQVGQAVSEGQTIGVVPEGGALGAPVHSSVNGSVESVSDSSVVIKARRG, from the coding sequence ATGACTGCCCCCAATCTACTGGATAAGATCCTGGCGGCAGGGGTTGTGGGAGCCGGAGGTGCCGGTTTCCCCACCCACGTCAAGCTCTCAGCCGACGGCGTACATACGTATCTGATAAACGGAGCGGAATGCGAGCCGCTATTGAGAAACAATATGGCCCTATTCGACGAAAAAACGCCTTTTCTCGTCGAAACCGCCCATAAGATCGGATCCATTCTTGGCGCCGAAAGGGTTACCTTCTGCGTGAAGAGAAAGCATGTCTTCCAGATAGACAAACTCAGGCTGGCCGGGGCCGATGTTTTCGAGATGGACGATTATTATCCGGCAGGCGACGAGATAATCATGATTCAGGAGGCCACTGGATTGACAGTTCCAGAAGGAGGCCTTCCTCTTCAGGTCGGAGTGGTGGTCAACAACGTGGAGACCCTGTACAACCTGGGGCGAGCCGTGGAAGACTCTCCTGTCACCAGGACTTGGGTTACCGTCGGAGGTGCCGTCGCCAACCCCGGGGTCTGGTCGGTTCCGATAGGAACTATAGCGTCGGAGCTTGTTGCCCTGGCCGGTGGGGAGACCATCTCGAATCCGGTCTACGTGGACGGGGGACCTATGACGGGAACCTACAGAAAGTCGGCGAAATTCCCTCTAGGCAAGAGGTCCAACGGGATACTGGTCGTCCCATCCGACTCGGCATTGGTCCGCTACGAGACCATGCCGGTGGAGACCATGGTCCGTCAGGCTCGGTACGCTTGTTGCCAATGTACCCAATGCACCATGGTTTGTTCCAGAAACCTTATAGGTTACGAGCTTGAACCTCACAAGGTGATGAGAGCCATGGCTTATCCGGAGCAGAGGACCCCGGAGATACTGAAAATGGCTATGCTCTGTTCCGATTGCAATCTGTGTAGCGGCCTCCATGGTTGTCCTATGCAGTTGAGTCCCAGAAGGATCAATCAATTGCTGAAGGCCTCTTTCAGGGAGAAAAAGGTCAACTTCTCCTTCGACAAAGCCCTGGATGGACCGGACGAGAACAGACCGTATCGACTGCTACCGAGCAAGCGGCTGGTAAGGCGTATAGGACTTGCCAGATGGGATGTAGATTGTCCCTTTATGGGCGAATACGCTCCTCTCCGTGTGGATATAGCGATGGGGCAGCATATAGGGGCTCCCTGTATCCCGATCGTCCAGGTAGGACAGGCGGTATCGGAGGGGCAGACCATCGGCGTCGTGCCGGAAGGAGGAGCGTTAGGGGCGCCGGTTCATTCGTCGGTTAACGGATCTGTGGAATCGGTTAGCGATAGCTCGGTGGTCATAAAAGCCAGGAGGGGGTGA
- a CDS encoding alpha,alpha-trehalose-phosphate synthase (UDP-forming) yields MDIEGKNRRLVVVSNRLPVKLNHSEGVWEGKPGSGGLVTALSPLLRHRGGLWVGWPGNREPAPLGAIRNLLGPLSEEWGFRLTPVILSEKDVDSHYYGFSNAILWPLFHGLQSRCCFENRFYRSFISVNDKFAKVLAKHTAPNDFIWIHDYQLIPLGERLSRLRLNRSMGFFLHIPFPSPDIFFKLPWREEILSAMMSYKLIGFQTPRDRRHFSECLRQLDRSTRQRGHGRIVELHSMGKRVLAGALPIGIDFREFSDMSKGPESVERMEHIKEELGNRFLFLGVDRLDYTKGLPNKLRAFELMLRRTPSLRGKVVLYQIVIPSREEILEYKELKTEIELLVSRINGEFATLDWTPVVYRYRPMERNDLVSLYSASDAIVVTSVQDGMNLVCKEYCASHWDNRGTVILSEFAGAARQFKDGALLINPYSDEQTADAMEKVFSMDENEKRHRMSKLRRIVKRQDIFWWTDKILKASYGTGLEDWPYRELPSITGIQQRN; encoded by the coding sequence ATGGATATAGAGGGAAAAAATCGCCGATTGGTAGTAGTCTCCAACAGACTCCCGGTAAAACTCAACCACTCCGAGGGAGTCTGGGAGGGCAAACCCGGTTCGGGAGGGTTGGTTACCGCTCTGAGCCCGTTGCTGAGGCATCGTGGAGGACTCTGGGTCGGATGGCCCGGAAACAGGGAACCGGCCCCTCTGGGAGCTATAAGAAACCTGCTAGGCCCCCTATCCGAGGAATGGGGATTCCGTCTCACCCCGGTGATTCTGTCCGAGAAAGACGTAGACAGCCACTATTACGGGTTTTCCAACGCCATATTATGGCCGCTGTTCCATGGGCTACAGAGTAGATGCTGCTTCGAAAACAGATTCTACCGATCCTTCATATCGGTCAACGACAAATTCGCCAAGGTCCTCGCCAAACACACCGCGCCTAACGACTTCATCTGGATCCACGACTATCAACTGATCCCTCTCGGAGAGAGGCTGTCCCGGCTGCGACTTAACCGGTCGATGGGATTTTTTCTCCATATACCTTTTCCCTCGCCGGACATATTCTTCAAACTTCCCTGGAGAGAGGAAATTCTCTCGGCGATGATGTCCTATAAATTGATAGGTTTTCAGACTCCCAGGGATAGAAGGCACTTCTCCGAATGTCTACGCCAGTTGGACCGCAGCACCAGACAGAGAGGTCATGGTCGAATAGTGGAGCTCCACTCCATGGGTAAAAGGGTTCTGGCAGGAGCCCTCCCGATCGGGATAGACTTCAGGGAGTTCTCCGATATGTCGAAAGGACCCGAGTCGGTGGAGAGGATGGAACACATTAAGGAAGAGCTGGGAAACCGTTTTCTATTCTTGGGAGTGGACCGGCTCGACTACACAAAAGGTTTGCCCAACAAGCTCAGGGCTTTCGAGTTGATGTTGCGCAGGACCCCTTCCCTCAGGGGAAAGGTCGTTCTGTATCAGATAGTGATACCAAGCAGAGAGGAGATCCTCGAATACAAAGAGCTTAAGACCGAAATAGAACTCCTGGTCAGCCGGATAAACGGAGAGTTCGCTACCCTCGACTGGACTCCCGTCGTATACCGCTATCGTCCTATGGAGAGGAACGACCTTGTCTCCCTCTACTCCGCTTCCGACGCCATAGTGGTGACCTCCGTCCAGGACGGGATGAACCTGGTGTGCAAGGAGTATTGCGCCTCCCACTGGGACAACCGGGGAACCGTGATCCTCAGCGAATTCGCAGGAGCCGCAAGACAGTTCAAGGACGGTGCCCTCTTGATAAATCCCTACAGCGACGAGCAGACCGCCGATGCCATGGAAAAGGTCTTTTCCATGGACGAAAACGAAAAGAGACACAGGATGTCCAAGCTCAGAAGGATCGTCAAGAGGCAGGACATATTCTGGTGGACCGATAAAATCCTCAAGGCATCCTACGGCACGGGACTGGAAGACTGGCCCTACAGGGAACTTCCCTCTATCACCGGAATCCAGCAACGCAATTGA
- a CDS encoding glycosyltransferase, translated as MKIYPNLPSIEDYEPYIGSEATERIAAKAEKLRGRKVVHINSTYYGGGVAELLNAMTVLMNNAGIETGWRVIVGSPDFFGVTKKMHNALQGAEINLSDRKDEIYESVVEQNSVRMHLEHDFVVVHDPQPLPLINHYRKRGPWIWVCHVDLSHPNGELWKYLRPTIEKYDGAVVSLPEYRQELKIPLRFIKPAIDPFSIKNRVMTEEEIDERLDHYGIPRDLPIVAQVSRFDRWKDPQGVIKAFEKVRKEEGATLVLLGNTATDDPEGMELYTSLLDHKDDRIVLLSVEDTALVNAVQSRAAVVVQKSLREGFGLTVTEAMWKGTPVIGGNVGGIKHQIDDGVNGYLVDTVDQAADRIIKLLRDEKLRKSMGEKGREKVRNNFLMTRYLEDYLDLFLSFRCKYTLSD; from the coding sequence ATGAAAATATATCCTAATTTACCATCCATAGAGGACTACGAACCGTACATCGGATCGGAGGCTACGGAACGGATAGCGGCGAAAGCGGAGAAACTTCGCGGAAGAAAAGTCGTTCACATAAACTCCACATACTATGGCGGAGGGGTGGCGGAGCTGCTGAACGCCATGACCGTCCTGATGAACAACGCCGGGATAGAGACGGGATGGCGAGTTATAGTAGGATCTCCGGACTTCTTCGGGGTAACCAAAAAGATGCATAATGCCCTCCAGGGTGCGGAGATCAACCTAAGCGACAGGAAAGACGAGATCTACGAGTCGGTCGTGGAGCAAAACTCGGTCCGAATGCACCTGGAACACGATTTCGTGGTAGTCCACGACCCTCAACCTCTACCTCTCATAAATCATTACAGAAAGAGAGGTCCCTGGATATGGGTCTGCCATGTCGATCTGTCCCACCCCAATGGTGAACTGTGGAAGTATCTCAGACCGACCATAGAAAAATACGACGGAGCGGTGGTATCTCTTCCCGAGTATCGACAGGAGCTAAAAATTCCTCTAAGGTTCATAAAGCCAGCCATAGACCCTTTTTCCATAAAAAACCGGGTTATGACGGAGGAGGAGATCGACGAGAGACTGGACCACTATGGGATACCTAGAGATCTCCCTATAGTGGCACAGGTATCCAGGTTCGATCGATGGAAGGATCCCCAAGGGGTCATAAAGGCCTTCGAGAAAGTACGAAAAGAGGAAGGTGCGACCTTGGTCCTTTTGGGCAACACCGCCACGGACGACCCTGAGGGTATGGAACTCTACACCTCCCTTCTGGACCATAAAGACGATAGGATAGTCCTGCTGAGCGTCGAGGACACCGCCCTAGTCAACGCCGTACAGAGCAGGGCGGCCGTCGTGGTCCAGAAATCCCTGAGGGAGGGATTCGGACTTACCGTCACCGAAGCCATGTGGAAGGGAACTCCCGTGATAGGCGGCAACGTAGGTGGCATAAAACACCAGATAGACGACGGGGTCAACGGCTATCTGGTAGACACGGTCGATCAGGCCGCCGACAGGATAATCAAACTCCTGAGAGACGAAAAACTCAGAAAGTCCATGGGCGAAAAAGGCAGGGAAAAGGTCAGAAATAACTTCCTCATGACGAGATATCTAGAGGACTACCTGGACCTGTTTCTCTCGTTCCGATGCAAATACACTTTATCCGACTGA
- the cbiB gene encoding adenosylcobinamide-phosphate synthase CbiB, protein MIFDLISLTVAVLWDVFLGEPSNAVHPVCWMGSFVDFLWRKRPGRCLFPYGCLIVLSGISLVMVVVSAVYSLPLVFSLPISVWFLKGTFSLSGLLEAGGSIDRALKSGDLSRGRRLLGYHLVSRETSKLSSSEVAGAAIESLAENFGDGLVAPLFFFALFGLPGALVYRFVNTCDSMLGYRGGDFESGGKFAARLDDLLNWIPARLASLLILAGAAIVGANWRGGAISALRDHGRTSSPNAGWPMAAMAGVISVVLDKRGVYRLNLSGRRPVSKDLREAMSILMVAQGLALASFFMWICVGAS, encoded by the coding sequence ATGATCTTCGATCTCATATCGCTGACCGTGGCCGTTCTGTGGGATGTTTTTCTGGGAGAGCCTTCAAACGCCGTTCATCCGGTGTGCTGGATGGGATCTTTCGTCGATTTCCTCTGGAGAAAGAGACCTGGAAGATGTCTGTTCCCTTATGGGTGTCTCATAGTCTTGTCCGGTATTTCTTTGGTCATGGTTGTGGTGTCGGCTGTGTATAGTCTGCCTCTCGTGTTTTCCTTGCCTATTTCCGTCTGGTTTCTGAAGGGGACTTTCTCCCTTAGTGGTTTGCTGGAGGCGGGAGGATCTATTGACCGGGCCCTGAAATCCGGCGATTTAAGCCGGGGCAGACGCCTTTTGGGATATCATCTGGTGAGCAGAGAGACCTCTAAACTTTCCTCCTCCGAGGTGGCAGGGGCCGCGATCGAATCGCTGGCGGAGAACTTCGGCGACGGCCTGGTTGCCCCTCTCTTTTTCTTCGCCCTTTTCGGACTTCCCGGGGCTTTAGTATATCGTTTCGTAAATACCTGCGACTCGATGTTGGGATACCGTGGAGGGGATTTCGAGTCGGGGGGCAAGTTCGCCGCTAGACTGGACGACCTTTTGAACTGGATTCCCGCCAGGCTGGCTTCTCTCCTGATTTTGGCTGGGGCCGCTATCGTAGGAGCCAACTGGAGGGGCGGCGCGATCTCGGCCTTAAGGGACCACGGTAGGACCAGTAGCCCTAACGCCGGTTGGCCCATGGCCGCCATGGCAGGAGTTATATCGGTCGTCTTGGATAAAAGAGGGGTGTATCGTTTGAATCTTTCAGGAAGAAGGCCCGTGTCGAAGGACCTTAGAGAGGCGATGTCCATTCTCATGGTAGCCCAAGGTCTGGCTCTGGCCTCATTTTTTATGTGGATATGTGTGGGTGCGTCGTGA
- a CDS encoding glycerol dehydrogenase has translation MQKILIAPGRYVQGAGACSQSGAQVAKLGKKALVIGGKRGLGAVEKTMKESFEASGVAFVKESFGGECCFKEIDRVASVAKDKGADFIVSVGGGKAHDTGKMAAFKLGIPVVVVPTIAATDAPCSALSVVYSEEGVFESYEFPPSPDMVIVDTEIVAKAPTRLLVSGMGDALATWFEAEACYKTRASNMPGGAATEAAMALARLCYDQLLEYGYEAKLACDADVVTPALERIVEANTLLSGMGFESGGLAAAHAIHNGMTAIEEMHQMYHGEKVAFGTLTQLVLQDSPKEIMEDVLDFCSSVGLPITLAQLGLKDPTPEKIMAAAEMATAEGETIHNQPCKVTASDVANAMMAADALGRSWLALDKS, from the coding sequence GTGCAGAAAATACTTATCGCTCCCGGTAGGTACGTCCAGGGAGCCGGCGCTTGCTCGCAGTCCGGTGCTCAGGTGGCAAAGCTTGGAAAGAAGGCTTTGGTCATAGGGGGCAAGAGAGGACTAGGGGCAGTCGAGAAGACCATGAAGGAGAGTTTCGAGGCCAGCGGAGTGGCCTTCGTCAAGGAGTCCTTCGGTGGAGAGTGTTGTTTCAAGGAAATCGACAGGGTAGCTTCCGTAGCCAAGGATAAAGGTGCCGATTTCATCGTCAGCGTGGGAGGCGGCAAGGCCCACGATACGGGTAAGATGGCCGCTTTCAAGCTGGGTATCCCGGTGGTTGTGGTTCCCACCATAGCGGCTACCGATGCTCCATGCAGCGCTCTCTCCGTGGTATATTCCGAGGAAGGTGTCTTCGAGAGTTATGAGTTTCCACCCAGTCCCGATATGGTCATAGTGGATACGGAGATAGTGGCTAAGGCTCCGACCCGTCTTTTAGTCTCCGGGATGGGTGATGCTCTGGCCACGTGGTTCGAGGCCGAGGCCTGTTACAAGACCAGAGCTTCTAATATGCCAGGAGGAGCCGCTACGGAGGCGGCCATGGCCCTGGCTAGGCTCTGTTACGATCAGCTTCTTGAGTATGGCTACGAGGCCAAGTTGGCTTGTGACGCCGATGTCGTGACCCCGGCCTTGGAACGAATCGTTGAGGCCAATACCCTGCTTTCCGGTATGGGGTTCGAAAGCGGGGGGCTGGCGGCGGCTCACGCCATCCATAACGGAATGACTGCGATAGAGGAGATGCACCAGATGTATCACGGAGAGAAGGTCGCCTTCGGAACCCTCACTCAGCTGGTCCTTCAGGATTCCCCCAAAGAGATTATGGAGGATGTGCTGGATTTCTGCTCCTCCGTAGGGCTCCCGATCACTCTGGCCCAGCTTGGCTTGAAGGACCCCACTCCCGAAAAGATAATGGCGGCTGCCGAGATGGCTACTGCCGAAGGGGAGACGATACACAACCAACCCTGCAAGGTTACCGCATCCGATGTCGCTAACGCCATGATGGCTGCCGACGCCCTTGGACGCAGCTGGCTTGCCCTGGATAAATCCTGA
- a CDS encoding cobyric acid synthase: MKAKTLMLQGTSSDVGKSVLATGLCRIFYRKGYSVVPFKAQNMALNSYVTMEGGEMGRAQVDQARAAGMEPSVDMNPVLLKPEGNSKSQVVVMGRPMVTLSAMDYHSRKVELWRSVTDSLDRLGERHDLIVIEGAGSPAEINLKANDIVNMRVARHLGSPTLLVGDIDRGGVFASLYGTLALLEEEERDLVRGFIINKFRGDLSLVGSGLDMLLNLTGKPTLGVIPYLNDLGVAQEDSVFLEEHDWLSRGSLDLVVIRYPRTSNYDDLDALAMEPDVGVRLVDSPCDMGRPDGIILPGSKSTVSDLLWMRGNGLEAEILALAGSGVPVVGICGGFQMMGRAILDGDRVESSDECVKGMGLLDSVTSFKAEKRTVRTKGTVRGKLGFFGEVQGIDVEGYEIHMGRTDSPMKDGLFLLENGDLDGAADSEGFHWGTYLHGVFDLPDFRRSWLRSIGWRESGQGISLEQHRNRAFDRLADHMEEHMDMGELRRIVGL; this comes from the coding sequence ATGAAGGCCAAGACCCTGATGTTGCAGGGGACCTCCTCCGATGTAGGTAAAAGCGTTCTCGCCACCGGGCTGTGTAGAATTTTTTACAGGAAGGGGTATTCGGTGGTCCCCTTCAAGGCCCAGAATATGGCTTTGAATTCCTACGTGACCATGGAAGGAGGGGAGATGGGGCGGGCCCAGGTAGACCAGGCCAGAGCTGCCGGAATGGAGCCCTCGGTGGATATGAACCCGGTGTTGCTAAAACCGGAGGGCAATTCCAAGTCTCAGGTGGTGGTGATGGGACGTCCGATGGTGACATTGTCCGCCATGGACTATCATTCGAGAAAGGTGGAGCTTTGGCGTTCCGTTACCGACTCTTTGGATCGTCTTGGCGAACGACACGATCTTATAGTGATCGAGGGCGCTGGCAGTCCGGCGGAAATCAACCTCAAGGCCAACGACATAGTCAACATGAGGGTGGCCAGACATCTAGGATCTCCGACCCTTCTCGTGGGGGATATCGACAGAGGAGGGGTTTTCGCCTCCCTCTACGGCACTCTGGCATTGCTTGAGGAAGAGGAGAGAGACCTGGTCCGAGGATTTATCATAAACAAATTCAGGGGCGATCTTTCCTTGGTCGGATCTGGTCTGGATATGCTCCTGAACCTGACGGGGAAACCTACTTTAGGAGTCATCCCCTATCTTAACGACCTCGGGGTAGCTCAAGAGGACTCTGTTTTTCTGGAGGAGCACGACTGGCTTTCCCGAGGAAGCTTGGACTTGGTGGTAATAAGGTATCCCAGAACCTCCAACTACGACGACCTGGACGCTTTGGCCATGGAGCCCGATGTCGGAGTTCGCTTGGTGGATTCCCCCTGCGATATGGGGCGGCCTGACGGGATAATATTGCCGGGAAGCAAGAGCACCGTGTCCGATCTGCTTTGGATGAGGGGAAACGGTCTGGAGGCGGAGATCCTGGCCTTGGCGGGATCTGGCGTACCGGTCGTTGGGATATGCGGAGGTTTTCAGATGATGGGGCGGGCCATTTTGGATGGAGACCGAGTGGAGAGCTCCGATGAGTGTGTAAAGGGCATGGGGCTTCTCGACTCGGTGACGTCCTTTAAGGCTGAAAAAAGGACGGTTCGGACCAAAGGGACGGTCCGGGGCAAGCTGGGCTTTTTTGGAGAAGTTCAGGGGATCGATGTTGAAGGATACGAGATACATATGGGACGGACCGACTCGCCTATGAAGGATGGGCTGTTTCTCCTGGAGAACGGCGACCTTGACGGTGCAGCGGATTCCGAAGGGTTCCATTGGGGCACCTATCTTCACGGGGTTTTCGATTTGCCCGATTTCAGACGATCGTGGCTTAGATCCATCGGTTGGAGGGAGTCAGGCCAGGGGATTTCTCTGGAACAGCACAGGAACAGGGCTTTTGATCGTCTGGCCGACCATATGGAAGAGCACATGGATATGGGCGAGCTCAGGCGCATAGTGGGGCTATGA